tttcatttcattccgtcGCTGACCCAGGCTCTCCGTTGTCCCGCAGGCTCCGGTGGTCAAGCGTTCGATCGTCCTGAAAAAGATCGAACCCCAAAAGAATGCGGTGAGTGGTGAATATTCCTGTTCTGTCTGgtatgggtgagggggggggggggggggggttggagcagaGCGCGAACCTGCCTTTGTACTAACGTGGTTTACTTTTTCTTCCACTCCCCCCCTTTTTAGCAAAAGCGGGTTTCGGGGGAGCCTCGACAGAGCCCGCAGGTAAGAAGCCCGCGCGCCGCAGTTTGTGAGACGTGTTTGGCCGTGACAATACAAAATGGCAGCTAGGTCAGCGAAGAGGGAAGTCGTTACTGTCACCGgaagccattttgaaatgtcctcTCATCAGTAGAAACTGACGGCGCGAGGGAGAGGCTGTGGTTGGTGTCTCAATGAGGAGATATCGTGCGTTGAAACACAAACCATTCGTTGGGCAGcgcggtggcttcacagcgccagggtcccgggttcgatccccgggcttgggtcaccgtctgtgcggagtcagcgcgttctccccccccccccccccgtgtctgcgtgggtttccctctgggtgctccggtttcctcccacaagtcccgaaagatgtatcGGACGTTTTGAAAGTCACTCCGTCTGTTTTACTGGTCACCTGCTGTGAAGCCTGTTTGAGGAAGGCCCAAGCACGGGACatattgttctatgttcgatcactggatttctttttttaaattcagtcggtgggcgggattctgcagtaATGGGACAAAGTCCGCGCGCCGGCGGGGAAACTGGCGGCAACCACTTCGGCGTCAACAGTCCCCGAAAGGGAGGAGTTCTCCACTTTcacgggggctaggttgacggcggaggggttggctccgctccagccagcgccgaagggccggcgcgagttcgcgcatgtgcagaccggctggcgtatttccACGCGCGGGCGGGCGTATGTCCGCGCAtgggcgggggttcccttctccgcgccggcccccgggcaatatggcggagcccgacaggggcccagcgcggaggaattaaggccccccccccatggaacaagcccggccgcagatcggtgggccccgatcgcgggccaggtcatcgTGCCCaccgcaaatcccccccccccccccccacggttggatccgcctgcccccaccccccaggaccgccccccccggcacacttacctgccaggtcccgccgtgtgtgaggtgaggaattcacgccagcgggactgggcaaaactttaCGTCCACTCGGTccagagaattgcccgggggggggggggggcgcgctgtcaacggcccccgaccagcctgGCGAGCATCCCGCCGGCCCAGGAAaagcggcgccggagaatagggcagccggcgtcggggcgggattcacgccccaccgtgggggggggggagtggggggattctccgacccggctcagggtcggagaatcccagccaaagaATTTGGAGATtgtgcctttttttttaaaaaccctgaaGGTTGGAGAGGGGCCGGCGGGGGAACCTGCGCACATTTTAGGCCGGGGATTGAATGAATCGGAGCTGGCGGCCTTGAGGATTTGGGCGCCAAAACGGAGGGACAAATTGTGTCCGAGGGCTGCCGAGCTGAGCGAGGGATTGCGCTCGAAACCGCCAAGGAGGCCCAcagttgggcagagaatcagAAGGAGGTTCCTCTCTGCCTTTTGGAGCTGGCGGGGTTTGGACGTAGGGTGCAGTGGGGTGGCGGGTGCCTGACTCGGTTCTTGAAATAATGCCCAGACTCGATGCTGAcctagttctctctctctctcgctctctctctcctcgcacAGCTTACCAAACCTACCACCGCGGCCCCGAGGCGCAGCCCACGGGTAAGTGTACGCAcggactctcctcccccccaaggGGGTGGAAATTGGGGTGATCGATGGacggaccaggggtgggcaataaggaaaagctgctccccccccccccccccccatccgtggTGCCTGATCGGCAggctgttctcactggaaaggcGGAGGCCgagggggagacctgatagaggtctacaagattacgagaggcatagacagggtggatagtcagaggcatgGAGGTGTCGCTCACAAGGTGCAGGTTCAAGGTGAAAGGGGAAAGGTTAAGGGAGACGTGCGGGGGGTACGTTTTTCACGCAGCGagcggtgggtgcctggagcgcgctgccggaggatgtggtggaggcTGGCACATTAGCAACAGTTAAGAGGCTTCTGGAGGGCAGCagggatggcgcagtgggttagccctgctgcctcacggcgccgaggtcccaggttcgatccctgggtcaccgtccgtgtggagtttgcacattctccccgtgtctgcgtgggtttcgcccccacaacccaaagatgtgctaggtggattggccaggctaaattgccccttaattgggaaaaaatgaattgggtacactagatttattttttaaaaagaggcatgagtacatgaatagggaggaaatagagggagacGGACCGAGTAAGGACAGAAGGTTTTATTTTTAGTTCGGGCATTGtgatcggcacgggcttggagggctgaagggcctgttcctgtgctgtacttcccTTGCTCTTTGAAGGCTGGCGATTCCCCTTCAAAAGGGACAGCACAGACTCGGAAGGCCCAAGCCTGGCCCGCACTGCGCCAGTCTCTGATTTGTAAAGTTCAGTGAAGCAAGGATGCAGCGAGCAAATTGCCCGATTCGCCTTTGCAAAGAGCTGACAGCCCACATTAACATTAATAGCACACTGTGACATCCGTTTTCCCTTCACAAACCAGCAAAAGTTTATAAAGTATCCAGCCTCAAACTATCGTTAAAACTTATCCgtccaaaaacaaacaaaaagaaaaaacactgtTGCCCTTCCGAACTTTGGAAGGTTGGCAAGGGATCTGGAATGTTGCGCCCTCGGTTCCGACAACGGCATGTCGAGGAAGGGCGGGTGAAGTGGGCCACTGTCTTTGTTAAACCTCGCTTCCAAGACAGCGACGGACTCCCCTCAGCCAGTATCCCAGACGTCCCCGTTGAGCTAACTAAATGAACAGAGCAAGAGGCAAAACCTCCATCGTCTGCTCTTTGCAAGACAGACTCGCAAGGAACACTATATGTgatcgaaggggggggggggtcaataccCACAGTCCCTGTGGTGCCCACTGGGCACGGCGGAAGGCCTTGacggtgccacccccccccccccccctcgactctatcatagaacagcacagaacaggcccctcgatgttgtgctgagcattgtccgaaacccagatcaagctatcccgctccctgtcattctggtgtgctccatgtgcctatccaatagccgcttgaaagttcctaaagtgtccgactccactatcacagcaggcagtccattccacaccctaaccactctccgagtaaagagcctacctcggacatccctcctgtatctcccaccctgaatcttacagttatgcccccttgtaacagctacatccacccgaggaaatagtctctgaacgtccactctatctatccaccctcatcatcttataaacctccattaagtcgcctctcatcctcctccgctccaaatgagaaaagccctagctccttcaacctttcctcataagacctatcctgcaaaccaggcagcatcctggtaaatctcttttgccccctttccaatgcttccacatccttcctataatgagatgaccagaactgcacacaatactccaaattcccgtaacagcctccccgaataggcgccgatatgtggcgactaggggcttttcacagtaacttcatttgaagcctactcgtgacaataagcgagtttcatttcatttcacgtggtctcaccagggtcatgtatagttgcagcataactttagaacatagaacagtacagcacagaacaggcccttcggccctcgatgttgtgccgagcaatgatcaccctactcaaacccacgtatccaccctatacccgtaacccaacaacccccccccccccccccttactttttaggacactacggacaatttagcatggccaatccacctaacccgcacatctttggactgtgggaggaaaccggagcacccggaggaaacccacgcacacacggggaggacgtgcagactccgcacagacagtgacccaaccgggaatcgaacctgggtctttgcggctcttaaactcaagccccctgttaataaacactataggccttcttcacggctctatccacttgagtggtctgtggacttcagagatctgtggacatgaaccccaagatctctctgttcctccacattcctcagagccctgccgttgaccctgtaatccgcattcaattttttttctaccaaaatgaatcacctcgcacttatcagggttaaactccatctgccatttttcggccccagatctgcatcctatcaatggctCTTTGCCGCCTCCAACAGccctccactactccaccaatcgcAGGCCTCGATCCTTGATTTTGAGGCGAGATAAAAATCCAGGAGCATTGTGGGTCgcacaggccgatctccctgctaAACGTGGACGGCAAGCTATTGACCCAGATCTTAGCCTcgtgaattgaggactgtgtgccaggggtgataggggaggaccaggtgGGGGTATTTTTGTTGGCGTGTTGTTTatgtcagccatgttggctggtttTGGGCGGTTGTCCATTGTGTTAAAATTGGGTTAAGGTTTCTAATTTAAATGCCTCCAtagaatattgttttttttaaaataaataaataaacaaattggattttgtttttgcagCTTTCCCCGGAGGCCAGGAAAGAAAATGTTTGCCTCAGTTTGGGAAGCCCGCCTGGCGACGAGGCCGGAAAGGTCCTCGCCTCGCCCCGGGGCCCGTCGGCCGTGAGCCCCCCCCGCGCCGGGGAGGCGGGCGTCTCCCCGGACACGGACCCCTCGCCGCTCCGGAGCACGGCCATGTCCCAGAAGGTGCGGCGCTCGTACAGCCGCCTGAGCCCCCTTGGCATCCACGCCCTAAACACGAGCGCCGGCGGCAGAGGCTTCCGGACGTCCCCGTGCCCGGCGAGCGAAGCCTCCGACACGTCCACGCCCAACCAGCTGCCGGCCTCGCGCCGGTCCTTCTTCGGCTTCGAGAGGCTCCTGGCCGGCGAGGCGGCGTTGGGGGTCTCGCCGGTCAAACCCTTGATCCCCAAGGAGGCGGCGGAGTTGTTGGGGCAGGTCAGCCATGCCGCCGAACTGGCGCCATCGCCGGACCGCGACATCCCCGGCATCGCTATCGTCAAACAGAAGAGGAAGAAACGGAAGATTCCACAGATCGAGGTAAGACTCCCAGACCACAACCGTGAGCGGCTAGCTGGCTGGCGACCCCTTCGGAGTGTCCATTCACGTCGAGAGGGCTAGCATACAAGATTAGGGATGTACtcctgaggctgtatgaggctctggtcagaccccaatttggagtattgtgagaggttttgggccccgtatctaaggaaggatgcggtggggccttggagagggtccagagggaggttcgcaagaatgatccccggaatgaagagcttgtcgtatgaaaatgaaaatcgcttattgtcacgagtaggcttcaaaataaagtcgctgtgaaaagcccctagtcgccactttccggcgcctgttcggggaggccgggacgggaattgaaccgctctgctggcctgcctgggtctgctttaaaagccagcgatttagcccagtctgctaaaccagcccacacaccacagagtgtgtgtgagagagaatgtgagagcgtgtgtgtgtgtgtgagagagaatgtgagagcgtgtgtgtcagagagaatgtgagagcgtgtgtgtgagagaatgtgagagcgtgtgtgtgagagagaatgtgagagcgtgtgtgtgtgagagaatgtgagagcgtgtgtgtgagagagaatgtgagagcgtgtgtgtgagagagagtgtgagagcgtgtgtgtgagagagaatgtgagagcgtgtgagagagaatgtgagagcgtgtgtgagagagaatgtgagagcgtgtgtgagagagaatgtgagagcgtgtgtgagagagaatgtgagagcgtgtgtgtgagagagaatgtgagagcgtgtgtgtgtgagagagaatgtgagagcgtgtgtgtgtgtgagagagaatgtgagagcgtgtgtgtgagagagaatgtgagagcgtgtgtgtgagagaatgtgagagcgtgtgtgtgagagagaatgtgagagcgtgtgtgagagaatgtgagagcgtgtgtgtgagagagaatgtgagagcgtgtgagagaatatgagagcgtgtgtgagagagaatgtgagagcgtgtgtgtgagagagaatgtgagagcgtgtgtgtgagagagaatgtgagagcgtgtgtgtgagagagaatgtgagagcgtgtgtgtgagagaatgtgagagcgtgtgtgtgagagaatgtgagcgtgtgtgagagagagagtgtgagagcgtgtgtgtgagagagaatgtgagagcgtgtgtgtgagagaatgtgtgtgtgtgtgtgttagagaatgcttgtgtgtgagagagagaatgtgtgtctgtgtgagagagtatgtgtgtgagtatgggtgtgtgtgagtgtgtgtatgagtttgtgtgagtgtgtgcggtcGAGGTCTCTggttctgtactcgttggagtttagaaggatgggggggggatcttattgaaacgtacaggatactgcgaggcctgggatagagtggacgtggagaggatgtttccacttgtaggagaaactagaaccagaggacacaatctcagactgaagggacgatcctttaaaacagagatgaggaggaatttcttcagccagaggggggtgaatctgtgtaaatctttgccgcagaaggctggaggccaaatcactgagtgtctttaagacagagatagataggttcttgattaataaggggatcagggcgaaggcaggagaatggggatgagaaaaataccagtcatgattgaatggcggagcagactcgatgggccgagtggcctaattctgctcctatgtcttcatGGTGTTCTGAGGTTGTGAGAAAGATGATATAGTTAACGGTGACCCCAACCAGATCTcccagaatccttacagtgcaggaggaggccattcagcccatcgagtcagtacCAGCCCTCAGAAAGAGAACCCGACCTGGGCTCACTCCCCCTgacgtatccccgtaaccccagccagccttttggacgctaaggggtgattttttttttagcacggccagtccacctaacctgggtGAGGACCTCTGATCCGGTTACCTGTTACCTCCAGTAGGGGGCAGCCCACAGTGGCGGGTCCGCCACCCCGCGCACGGCCTCCAGGTCGAGGGGTACGGTGTTCCTGGGAGCGCTCGCGAGTTGGAATTGTGCGACCGAGCCTCTGGGATGGAGCCCCCATGGAGTCAGAGCAGAGAGCGGCTGGTAGCTCATGGGGGGGGCAAAGGGTACAGGAGAGGGGAGAATCAGGCTATCGAACATCGCTGATCGGCCACCATCGTCAGGcgcggcggagcaggctcgaggggccgaatggccaccttcccgCTCCTATTTTGTCCATACATGTGAGGCCCCGCAATGACGTGACCCGATGTCTGCCCCGGGGCTCTGTGCCGGTGGAACCCGGGTAAGCCGCTGAATGTTGAGCCCCCAACCTGATCGCCCCGCCTGCGCTTTGCTTGTTTCTTTGCAGAAATCCGCTTTGGACGAGTGGGCGGCCCAGATGAACGCCAGTTTCGATGAGGCGGAACGGTTTGATTTGCTGGTGGAGTGACCTGGAGCCGACTGGAAACGGATTCgtcttcctgggggggggggacccaaacCGTTTCTCGAGGCACCGCCCTGTATCCGATGACCGGAGGAGGGGCAGGCCAGTCCAGGAGCCCAGTGACCTCCGCTCTTTGGGTTAGCTGCTGCTAccgatgctctctctctctccccgcacccctcccccccccacccgaatcGCTCGCTGCTGCTTTCCGACGCTGAACGTCTCCCGCGGCCCAACCCCCGTTACAGGCGTCTATCCCGGCGGTGGCCACTGATTGGTGTTGCATGCTGGGAAACGGTGCGCCGCTGGGATtatttgcccccccctcccctctcctctccccaccccaaatCGCCCACAGCCTGCCGCAGAAACACGTGAGAGATAAACATAGTCAgcacttgtctctctctctctctctctcctccattgcTGATCGTCCTCCTGATGCGTTTTAAGACCCGTCTCGTTCTCCGGGAGGGGTCGGTGCTGTCGAGGGATGGgccgaactctctctctctctctctctctctctcttttctctctctctctctctccccccccccccccccccccccccccccccccccccccccccccccaccccgtgggcGTATCGACGTGGCAAAAACGCCCGTCCCGTCTTTGAAAATGCCGGGACATTTTCCGTGGCGTGTGCGGCAACTGGATCTCGGGCTCTCCTTCCCCCGGATAAACGATCGCGCACCGTGCCCGACAATTTGAAATCAAATCCGGTATTAAGTACGgctggctctccccccccccccccccaaacgatcAAATTTTGTATTGCTCCAGAACCGCGAAGCGTTGATCTCCGTTTCAGTGAACCGGCCAAACCCGGCAGTTAACCGAACCGATCATGGGACAAGAGTACGCGGAGATTTTACCTCTCCTGTTAGAAGTATAATTAAACTGTGACTGTATTTCTGCGCAtgaacagccacacacacacaccacacgttAAGGAGTGCCACGGTGGTGACATGAGAACTATTGCTGCATGCCTTAATTAAGATAAtaaattagaattttaaaaacaaaatgcctTGTTTGCGTGTTCTGTCAAGCCGATGAAATGAATGTTGTGCTCGCACAGCTGGCCTGTGTGGGTCCGCGCGTCGATATTTTTGTCCCTAATCCCCTGTCCCATGCACAATTCCTCCTCCGTCTCCGCCGGGAGAGGAAATGGCCTTTTGGGAGCGGTggaaatgagtgtgtgtgcgcgcTGTTGCTCGTCTGTAGGGACTTGTTGTGAGAATcaaatcggggtggggggggggggggggggggtggtggtgcgtGTGTTCATTCCGTCTGCCGTCGATtgttgtgtgagagtgtgctccTCTCCAGCGGGGACATTGTgggtagcgcaattgcttcacagccccgggggtcccaggttcgattcccggcttggggtcgctgtctgtgcggagtctgcacatcctcctcccccgtgtgtgcgtgggtttcctccgggtgctccggtcacctcccacagtccaaagatgtgcaggttcggtggattggccgtgctaaattgcccttagtgtccaaagatgtgcaggttaggtggattggccgtgctaaattgccccttagtgtccaaagatgtgcaggttaggtggattggccgtgctaaattgccccttagtgtccaaagatgtgcaggttaggtggattggccgtgctaaattgcccttagtgtccaaagatgtgcaggttaggtggattggccatgctaaattgtcccttagtgtccaaagatgtgcaggttaggtggattggccatgctaaattgtcccttagtgtccaaagatgtgcaggttaggtggattggccgtgctaaattgtcccttagtgtccaaaattgcccttagtgttgggtggggttgttgacctcgggtagggtgctcttaccaagagccggtgcagactcgatgggccgaatggcctccttctgcactgtaaattctacgataatctATCAAATAAGACGGCAACAAATAAGGTCGACCGAGGTGCGGACAAAATCCCCAGGGTTTTCCCTTGTGAATTCAACGTTTGTCTGATAGTCAACAACTCGAGTTGCGTCATACCTATAGGTTCAGTACAGAAATAACAGGAATAAAAATCCCCCAAGAATtatggagctgggggggggggggggggggggagaaagagttaCACTGACACCCACAACGCAATGAAACTCCCTTTCCAGGGCAGAGTGATCTCGCCCCAAGACACAGAAAACAgacgcaggccattcagccttcgagcctgctccaccattcattccaatcatggccgatcatcaagttcaatacccggtGGCCCATCGCT
The sequence above is drawn from the Scyliorhinus canicula chromosome 31, sScyCan1.1, whole genome shotgun sequence genome and encodes:
- the cdca5 gene encoding sororin, encoding MAAATGAQREPDLHPPARRKSDRLAEAESKENVAPVVKRSIVLKKIEPQKNAQKRVSGEPRQSPQLTKPTTAAPRRSPRLSPEARKENVCLSLGSPPGDEAGKVLASPRGPSAVSPPRAGEAGVSPDTDPSPLRSTAMSQKVRRSYSRLSPLGIHALNTSAGGRGFRTSPCPASEASDTSTPNQLPASRRSFFGFERLLAGEAALGVSPVKPLIPKEAAELLGQVSHAAELAPSPDRDIPGIAIVKQKRKKRKIPQIEKSALDEWAAQMNASFDEAERFDLLVE